A region of the Cannabis sativa cultivar Pink pepper isolate KNU-18-1 chromosome 3, ASM2916894v1, whole genome shotgun sequence genome:
AACTCTTCAGAACGTTTGAGGAATGGGGTGTTGAACACTTGCACCCACAGCGGGATTTTAAGAAGACTATCACCATTGAGAACATCCAAAGAGTTTGGAATGTCCATTAGGATAGCTTGATTAAGATAGGTCCAAGGTTGTTGGAGCAAAACCCGGCGCCTATCCCCATCAcaaccaaactcaaccaaaaagAGACCATTGGAACGGTCCGTAATGGTCACGGGACTACGAGAGATGTGGTTCCAATCCCTAGTCATTTTCTCCATTAAATTCCTACGGTTAAAGGATTTAACCGTATGCACTTTGAGAACCAGGTAGAGGGGAACGGGCTGGACTTCATTCTCAGGAACATTGAGAGGGGAGGGATCATGGAGTGTTTGGATGGTACACTCAGTGTCTGTGAGATTAAGGGCAATGGAAAGGGAGTTTGTTAAGTCATCCATTAAATGGACTGGATGTTTAAACTGAAAATGCAGAGAAAGCAAAGATGACAAAAAAAGTGGAGAAAGAACAACAGTACAAGTCCTAGTAAATCTACACCACAGATAAAACAGAGCTAATATCTTTTCAGTTTGCACTTGGACGTAGACAGGAGAGAGTGTATGATATTTATAACAAAGACTCTTGTAGAAAATATAAACTAGGTGAGATTGATTAAGAGAAAACACAGAAGACCAAAGGAAACAATAACTGTTCGACACTAGATTTTCAGAGGGGGAATGTTTGTTTTGAAAAAGGGATGAAGCATTACGGGCGAAACTAAGCCTGAAGAGGTGAGAAGTGAAGATAACAGAaaatgaaaaataccaaaaaaacagCAGACTGGAAGAACAGTAATTGTTAAAATGTAACTGAGAGTGGTGTGTACTCGGGGTGACAGAACCGTGAGGTTGAACCAGGTTTTTAAAGTGTTTGGGACATAGATGCTGCGTATTAATGGTGATAAAGGCTAAATGGGAGACTGGAAGATACCTACGGGGAATGTTTGAACTGAGAGTGCAAGAGTACCATCTCGGTTTGGCTTTAAATAGAAAATTCTTCAGGAAACTAAGCCAAACCGATTTGGTAATTGTCACTTCAAGAGCATTAATATTAGAAGAGAGATGCTGCACAAAAGATACGTAATTTGTACTGGGCAGATTACACATACAGATAGAAATTAATGCACCTATTAACTCCAATTCGACAAAGAGGATTAAACCTCTTCTAGGGATATATATGAATTGATACTTATTGCAGAGAAACCCATTCAAAACAAAAAAGTCATATTGTAATTTAATAGGGATGCCAAATTTATACCTAAATTGTTCAGTAAAGAGCTTTTTCCTCTGCACCGATTTGACAAGGAACAGGGTAGATTGGAAGAGAAATTGAATACCTGTAAGAGATTTATTAATCTCCGTACGAGTCGACGATCTGGGAAGGAGGCCGGAATAAATGTTGATTCGACGGGGGTGGTTGGGTCGAGATCGGCTGGTGCAGCTCGAGTGGCTCGGATGAGTTGAGCTGCTCTGAGATTCGCTTGAGAGGGAATCGGAGCCACCTAAATCAGCAGATCTGGGGCTTTGCAATGGTTTCACGCTGTGGAAACGAACGGAGGGGAGGTGTGAACGCTCTGGATGCAATGAAAAAGCCATGTTCATACTGTGCGAGGGGAGAGAGAGAAAGCAGAGCAGAAGAAGAGTAGGAAAAGTTTTTACTACACATACAAACTTAAACATACAAAATTAAGCtcattaattttcttttctttttcctttttaaatgCGAATATAAACATAGATAAGTTGACATTttcaagaaaattaataaacacCAACAAACCTTATTATATAGTTCTATCAAGTTATTTAGTTATATTTGGTAAGAAAAGTGCTAATATGTGATTATGTATTAGCACTGGCGCCACTGCCTTgttttacacaatttttttatttttaatatataaatatttttcttagcaAAATAATACATGAAAAtattaacttattattattattattattattattattaaagaaaCATAAAGCTGGTGCTACTAGATCCGTATAGTATAATGATTTTACTTACTTTTACTAAATTACTATCATGTACTCATTTATATACCAATGTGAGAAGTATGAACTATCagattattacaaaaaatatattaaggTTTTACTATCAGTAGTGATaatattaataactaataaattgACCACTATGTACCAATTCTTAACTAAGGTTTTACTTTTTGTAAGTAGAACTGTGACAAATCAGTATTGTGTGATATTGAATATATTGAAGAagtattataaagtttaaaaagtagAGGTTAATATATACTATTAGTGTGGTTACATTTCGTCCATATATTTCATTAATTGGAACTctcaaattagtatttttttaaataattatctaattagtgGCCACACTTTGCCCATCTCATTGAATAAAAACGAGCTTGTGGCACGCGTGAAAGAGAGATACAAAGAAGTTAAgaaatgcttttgtataaaattTGATGAGCAGTCACACTTGATGATGCCATTTCAATCAAATACATAGGAAAGAAATGGAAGCAAACCATTTTGACCAAGTAAAgactatattttaatttacttGGAATAGCTCCAAAATTTGGTtgataaaaaatacacaattttttttagcaTTTTTCATTTGCATTTTTGTGCTTTCTTGTATGAAATTGCCAAAATTAgtggtttttttcttctttctcacCAATTGAGGAATAGGAATTTTGGAAAATGATAAAGTTATTATATGGATGTGGACAAATCTCTCAATTCATTTATTAGGTAGATGAAAATTGCACTTTTTTTAAAAGCAAATTACAAATGCAGACCTTTTACTAAGGATCACTATCATTATTCTTCTGTAAGCAATATTACCCCTTTCagtaaataaattgtgtaaataatAATGCAAAAAAGGATATCATGAGTTGATAATACAATATATGAAGTTTGAGTTTACTTCTCCTGTTATCCAACATGGTCTTTTGGCTAAAGATTGAAATCCTCAAGCAAAGATAAGCAGAAAAATATCACAATCATTTCAAGGTCATAATTCTGCTATGTCTATAAGGTGGGTCTTACTATATGTCTCTTGATGTGATTCTTtgtacacacacacacacatatttgTTGGTccctcttaaaaaaaaattcttgtcAACATTCTTTGAATCTCAAAACGCTAAGAATGGTTCATATTTATGGAGGGCTCCCTTGAAAAAGCTTCCACTTTTAGTcttaaagagaagaaaaagaatgaGTAATAAAATGGTAATGGCCCTGTGTATGCATGTTTAGAGGGGGGCAACTACATAAATTTTTCTCTTTTGGAACAGTAAttctaaagaaaaaataaagtgaTTTTTGCCGAGTCACATTGAAATTGACCCCCACAAAcatgaaagaaagaaagcatAATTTGCCAAAATGCTTCAACAATCTCCACTATGAAGGAACTGAGAAAGTTTCTTTACACTTCTCCACAACTCTTAAAGTCAACTTTAATTTTGTGTGTGTGCAAATCTTGAGCTAATATTCATTAATGCCTTGGTAGCTAGTTCTTACTGCATGTGGTTACTATTCAAGAAAGAAACAACATATGGTAGCTTCACAAAACTTGATTCACCAACTTAAAGGAGTAAACATTTTCCTCATTTATTATTGAATTGGAAGGAAATAGTGGCATTCTTATACAATTGCATCAACAATTAACAACAGAGCATTAGTAAATAAACAAGCAAACAGAAAATATTACAGAATGGGGGGAAAACCATCATCTTTGTATATGCAGGCCATAACTCAAACATATTAAGATCAGTTCGTTATTTATGACTTTTATTGGTAGAAATATATATAGCTATTAACATGGTTTTTTAAACAAGACATAAACCCCAGAAATTGAAAAGACAAGACAAAAATATTTACCAAaagactaaaaaaaaaagaaaagaaaagcttAGAAAGACCATGACCAAAAGGCAGGGTCCTCAACAGGGTATCCAAAATTGCATGAAGTTTCAGGCGGGTCGGAGTAATCAACATCTTCCAACTTTGGGAAGAtgtatgaagaagaagaagaaggcagGAAGGTCCTGTTGATGAAGTGATTATCTTCTTCATCCTGGGAAAGGTCAGACTGGTCAGCCTCAAATACATATGAGGAATCCCTTGCAGGCTCCATAAGTGGATTTGAGTGAACCCCATCAGTGAAACAACGTGGGCTATCTGAATCGAATATATCACTCCTGACCGAGCTAATATCTTCTAGTTGTTGACACACCACTGTTGTTGAAGCTTTTGATATCTCACCCTCCGATGCTGATTCTCCTATTATTGGCTTCTCCACTAGCTCTTCTTGATCACACAATTTGTTGGAATCATCACACACTTCTGAGTTActactctctttctctttctctcttttcagcAACTCATCTGACAGAAGTTGAACCTGATacatcaaaaaagaaaaatgttatgacaagattttattttattttaaacttgAAAACTATATTCAGTTGCCAAAAGGGTAGTGAAATTTGACCTCAGTTTTTAGCTTATCAGTCTCCTTGCGGAGGCTTTCATAATCAGCCTTGAGGCTATTATAGCTTGCTTGTAGAACATCGTAATCTTTCTCCATCTGCTTTGTTTTCCACCTGGCTCGGCGGTTTTGAAACCATATGGCTACCTGCCTAGGCTGCAACCCAAGGTCCTTAGCAAGTTGGACTTTTCTTTCTGGCTCGAGCTTGTTTTCAACCTCGAAACTTTTCTCCAGAAACTGGACTTGGTCCACTGAGAGCCTCCTTTTCTTTCCGGGTTGATGAAAATACTCATCGAAGTCATCATCAATTCCGATTTCATCACAGCCAAATGACCGGTAAAACGACTTGTTCGATCCATTTGCACCATTAACATCTTCAAAACTCATCATGGATCTTGATCCTGAACAAAAACCATATTCGTGTTGTTCGTTTAAGCTTAATTGTACAAGTTGGGTATTTCATTAAGAAGACCAAGAACACAAACATATTGGAAAACAGAGTAATAtgagaaaagaaaacaacagaaacatattaaagaaaaaaactgCATGTAACCATGGAAGAGTAAGAGAAAATTATGTTACCTAaaaaagaaggagaagaagaggaaTTGCAAGACcctgagaggaaaagagaatcAAGAGGCTCAGTAGCAGAAGAACCCCTTTGATTCTGAAGCAAAACACTAAGACTGGAAGATCCAGTACTGCCTCCATAAACTCTCCCACCCGCCATATTTGTTCAAACTCACAAATTAACTTCACTTCTTTTGTTTGCTCTTTAAGgatttaaaatatattgtaatttttgtttttgcttAAACAACCATGTATGTAAGGCTTTCTTCTGGGTGTTGGTTTGAGGTAATTTCTATAGCTTGTGGCGAAAGAAGCTGGTTATGATGATTTCAGTGATGTGAGAAGTATGAGAACAACGGCAGCTCGTACCCATCgctcagaagaagaagaaaccaaAAGGGTATATCTTTAGAGAGTTTCAGAAGATGATGATATGAAGAAAACGAAGTGGGACTGTGTTTCTGAGAATTGATAAATAGAAAGAtgagtagagagagaaagagactgTGTCTGCGTGTGATTTTTCTCTCGGGAAAGACGACTTGGATGGAGATTATTATAGTAATAAGCTTGGGTGAGGTGTTGATTCTCAAGTTACTGTCATGCCCTTGTTGTACagtactatttttatttttttctcttttaaatttattttttaaaaaaaatgaaacaaacCGTAAAAACTGACTAAATCACAATTCAACCCAGTAATCATttcattattaaattatatgatttaaCTTCCAAGTGTGGTTTTGCTTATAATCTCTTGATCCTCTCCTAAACACGTGTCACACAAGTCATATATAGCAAGTTATAACTTTAAGTATCTGATGAAACCTGGATTAGGACTCGAAGGTTATCCAACACTAAAATGTTTACCACCATATATCAATGAATGTGAGACTCTAATACCCTCTTTTGTGTGTGGGTGGGTCCACTCTCATATTATTACCAGCCAATTGTGGCttgttagtgaaggattacttTCACTCTAATAAGTGAATCAAGTATATATCATAGAACATTTATGCTTACATTATGGAAAAATTAATCCCTTAAACATATATACCTAATATCTCTAGAATAggtcaataaatatattatctcCAAAATACTTTTCCCATTTACATTCCTGTTTTTCTGTCTcaccaaataaacaaataagttATCTCCTCTCTTCTCTTCATCCGACATTCAAAaacccaaaacaaaaaaaaaaatactacattCATTTCTCTTCGCTCATTCTCTTCACTTTTTTTTCATTACACTACATTCTTTCACTCCTTTTTTGGACGAAGCATTATACACAACTTCAAtgggcaattttttttttttttgtttaattttgttggTAGTTGTTACATCTAGTTTAGAATATTGTTTTGATGGTTGATATGTGGTTTGTTACTGTTATTTTGTTATTCTGTGTGATCAAATGGTTGTTGTCTATgaatattgtatttttcttggaATCTGCAATTTTTTTCATCTAGTCTGATGGGGTCCGATGTGGCCCCGATGGTAGTCCGATACTTTACTTGGTATTAGGACAGGAATAAAAGCTCGATATGGGCCCGATTGGAGCCCGATGGTGGTCTGATATAggtttgggaaatttgatttttgatgGGCGCAATTGTGGCCTGGCGGTGTGGTCCGATTGTGGTATTGACACTCTATTTTGTGATGGGCCCGATGGGTGCCGATAGTGTTGTGATGTTGTGTCCGATGCATTACAGATTTAAGGAATTTTCAAGAATTTGTATCACTTTTCTGTTAGATTTTTATACTAAATTGTTAATAGTGGGTTTTTTTAACTTTGATAGGTTCAACTGTTGTTGCTTTTGTTATGTATAATGATGTTTGGGAGCTTGAAAGAAGAGATTCGGTTTATAACTGGGCCAAAAATTTGACATTTGAGATTGATACGACCGTAAGCTACTGTTAaactatttttagcctatgtttcaggtcacattttatagttgtttttcttctttattattatttttggaataaacttacgcttgttttctttggtttcaggtttcgACACTTGGAATGCATAAATTGGATAAATTTTGGAAAACactgatctataaaatagagaaaattttgaaagaaaataaagttGAAACTTCAATCCTAAATTCAGatacgttttattcatattttggaAAACGTCAAagcataaaagttttagatctcttttttaGCTTTCCAATgcatcttgaatcaactcatttaaAGTTTTTATGAGAAAGTTATGTCTATTTTACTGAGAGAGGTAGAAGTAGAAAAAATGGATccagtggccgcggcgagacttTTGGTGGCCACGGTGAGGGACTACAGAAAGCTCgttttttcacttttctacaGTCGATGCGGTGCCGACTTCGTACAGGTCAaggataactttgtcttttctCGTTTTTGGGCTGAAAAACTCTATTTTAATGAAAGGGAATCGCAAATTTTAGAGGGGAGACAGAATAGAactcaaaaataaaagaagaaggcTCTTGGAGCGAGCATGGAAGATCCGCGACAATCCTCCATCtagtttctttctcttctcttgatttcttatatttttatttgtgtttagtttaattataaatttgattGTGAGCTAAATTCTCTATTTAGGAATTTGATAGATTTTGACTAAGATTATTCTATGGATTAATGCTATTTGATTgttctttctttctctattatggtaatttattcatatttgtgcTTATTACATGTGTTTGATTGGCCACCTTATGCATGATTTATGATCtcaatataaaatctaaaaagtgAGTACTGAGTAAATGAATAGacataggttttgatgtgaaacgagagtattcacataGCTTATGTGGctttttagattattgcttaatgtgaATTGTATGTTGTTCTATTTCAAAGATGCAGTAGTTGGCATGCAATTTAGGACTTTTATGATTTGAAAAAagtttaggttaatttataatctgacATCACATAAGAGGAAGAAGAATGGTTAATTAGTGttaacaattgggtaatcaAAGCAATTGA
Encoded here:
- the LOC115709290 gene encoding homeobox-leucine zipper protein HAT5, with amino-acid sequence MAGGRVYGGSTGSSSLSVLLQNQRGSSATEPLDSLFLSGSCNSSSSPSFLGSRSMMSFEDVNGANGSNKSFYRSFGCDEIGIDDDFDEYFHQPGKKRRLSVDQVQFLEKSFEVENKLEPERKVQLAKDLGLQPRQVAIWFQNRRARWKTKQMEKDYDVLQASYNSLKADYESLRKETDKLKTEVQLLSDELLKREKEKESSNSEVCDDSNKLCDQEELVEKPIIGESASEGEISKASTTVVCQQLEDISSVRSDIFDSDSPRCFTDGVHSNPLMEPARDSSYVFEADQSDLSQDEEDNHFINRTFLPSSSSSYIFPKLEDVDYSDPPETSCNFGYPVEDPAFWSWSF